In Pseudorasbora parva isolate DD20220531a chromosome 20, ASM2467924v1, whole genome shotgun sequence, a single window of DNA contains:
- the pik3cg gene encoding phosphatidylinositol 4,5-bisphosphate 3-kinase catalytic subunit gamma isoform isoform X1: MVMALAYSLEALVMEQQASDDEPPVVRREENKRRRRKMKAFTSNSAVSMDHIPVEFVLPTINKNTKTLDTLQLDVTGNWTVEQVKVQLWHRAVTTKLCPEFYQKYSPDHCILLYQKKGNWYEIYDKQQVFQTLDCIRYWKALRKEVGKIHLVVRPQPAEDSLQYQRFLNHLIGYDVTDVSNVHDDELEFTRRKLLTPRKIELSDRDPKLYSMDPWMTSKPLPEYLLSKISNNHILVVIHKDTTSQTIKVSIDDTPVGVLQSFFAKITNKRALLGISEDVSESDFVLRVCGREEYLYGNYAIKDFHWIRQCLKNGEEIHLVLESPPNPEQDVVQKEDWSQVDDCTGVAGTHEQLTITEKDHEKVFTISLWDCNRKFRVKILGIDIPVLPRNSELIVFVEASIFHGQQLLAQERTASKPFTEEVIWNTWLEFNIKIKDLPKGARLSLQVSCGKAQTQASKENDCKNKSRLLYYVNLLLVDHRCLLRQGEFILHMWKMPEKNEDNSSVNADKLTSATNPDKNSSMAVAILLDKYCYPVALPKSKDSPDSEMEGERGQREMPNHLRKQFEQIIATDPLHPLTSEDKELLWHFRQECMRDPKAYPKFLSSVKWGKQEAVAITHCLLERSTVWDRSLLDVGLALQLLDCHFSDENVRSLAVRKLETLGDDDVLRYLLQLVQAVKFEPYHDSALARFLLKRALRSKRIGHFLFWFLRSEIAQSMHYQQRYAVILEAYLRGCGEAMLQDFRKQVEITEALQKVTREIKQMSAEKYDVSPQVVIQLRQKLEGLQMSGLPDSFKVPYDPGLRAGALVIEQCKVMASKKKPLWLQFKRADPTTLSSDTIGVIFKDGDDLRQDMLILQILLIMESIWELESLDLSLLPYGCISTGNKIGMIEIVKDATTIANIQQSTVGNTGAFKDEILSQWLSEKCVSEDKHQQAVERFVFSCGGYCVATYVLGIGDRHNDNIMITETGNLFHIDFGHILGNYKSFLGISKERVPFVLTPDFLYLMGTTGKKSSTHFLQFQNVCLRAYLALRHHTNLLIILFSMMLMTGMPQLTSKEDIEYIREALTVGRSEDEAKQHFLDQIEICRDKGWTVQFNWFLHLVLGIKQGVEKRSA, encoded by the exons ATGGTTATGGCCTTGGCGTACAgccttgagg CATTGGTTATGGAACAGCAAGCCAGTGATGATGAACCGCCAGTAGTTCGTAGAGAAGAAAACAAGAGGAGAAGAAGGAAAATGAAAGCCTTTACGTCTAACTCCGCTGTATCAATGGATCATATACCTGTTGAGTTTGTACTTCCCACCATCAACAAAAACACCAAGACCCTAGACACGCTGCAACTGGACGTGACTGGAAATTGGACGGTAGAGCAGGTGAAGGTCCAGCTTTGGCACAGAGCCGTAACTACTAAGTTGTGCCCAGAGTTTTACCAAAAATACTCTCCAGACCACTGCATTCTGCTCTACCAGAAGAAGGGCAACTGGTATGAGATCTATGACAAGCAGCAGGTATTCCAAACCCTTGACTGTATCAGATATTGGAAAGCATTGAGAAAAGAGGTTGGGAAGATTCATCTAGTCGTTAGACCACAACCTGCTGAGGATTCGCTTCAGTATCAACGGTTTCTGAACCACCTAATTGGATATGATGTTACCGATGTAAGCAACGTCCATGACGACGAACTGGAGTTCACACGAAGAAAGTTACTGACCCCTCGGAAAATCGAGCTTTCGGATCGAGACCCCAAACTTTACTCGATGGATCCCTGGATGACTTCGAAGCCTCTCCCTGAGTACTTGCTGAGCAAAATAAGTAACAATCACATTTTGGTGGTGATACACAAGGATACAACAAGCCAGACAATTAAGGTGTCTATAGATGACACACCTGTTGGGGTTCTTCAGAGCTTCTTCGCCAAGATCACTAACAAGAGAGCACTTTTAGGCATATCAGAAGACGTCAGTGAATCTGATTTTGTATTGAGGGTTTGTGGACGAGAGGAGTACCTATATGGCAACTATGCCATCAAAGATTTCCACTGGATCAGACAGTGTCTTAAAAATGGTGAAGAGATCCATCTGGTTTTAGAGAGTCCCCCAAACCCAGAACAAGATGTGGTCCAAAAAGAGGACTGGTCTCAGGTTGATGACTGCACTGGAGTCGCTGGTACTCACGAACAATTGACCATCACTGAGAAAGACCACGAGAAGGTGTTCACCATCTCCCTTTGGGACTGCAATCGTAAATTCAGGGTGAAAATCTTGGGGATTGACATACCAGTGCTCCCACGTAACTCTGAGTTGATCGTGTTTGTCGAGGCCAGCATTTTCCACGGACAACAGCTGCTGGCCCAGGAAAGGACAGCGTCCAAACCCTTCACAGAGGAGGTGATTTGGAACACCTGGTTGGAGTTCAACATAAAGATCAAGGACTTGCCTAAAGGTGCCCGACTTAGCCTGCAGGTGTCATGTGGAAAAGCGCAGACTCAAGCGTCCAAGGAAAACGACTGCAAAAACAAGAGCCGCTTGCTCTACTATGTCAACCTGTTACTCGTGGATCATCGCTGCCTGCTCAGACAGGGCGAGTTCATCTTGCACATGTGGAAGATGCCCGAGAAGAATGAAGATAACAGCAGCGTTAACGCAGACAAACTTACGTCCGCAACGAACCCGGACAAGAACAGCTCCATGGCTGTTGCTATTCTCCTGGACAAGTACTGCTACCCGGTGGCTCTTCCCAAGAGCAAGGATTCTCCGGACTCAGAAATGGAAGGCGAAAGAGGGCAGAGAGAGATGCCCAACCATCTGCGCAAACAGTTCGAGCAGATTATTGCCACTGACCCCTTGCACCCACTCACCTCCGAAGATAAAGAATTGCTCTGGCACTTCCGGCAGGAGTGCATGAGGGATCCCAAAGCATATCCGAAGTTTCTTTCCTCCGTTAAGTGGGGCAAGCAAGAGGCTGTGGCGATCACACACTGTCTTCTGGAGAGGAGCACTGTATGGGACCGAAGCTTGCTTGATGTGGGTTTGGCTTTACAGTTACTGGACTGCCACTTCTCTGATGAAAATGTGCGTTCTTTGGCCGTACGGAAGTTGGAGACTTTAGGAGATGATGATGTCCTGCGGTACCTCTTGCAGCTTGTTCAG GCTGTAAAATTTGAACCGTACCATGACAGCGCACTTGCCAGGTTCCTTCTCAAACGTGCACTCAGA AGCAAGCGCATCGGCCATTTTTTGTTCTGGTTTCTGCGTAGTGAAATCGCTCAGTCCATGCACTATCAGCAGAGGTATGCCGTAATACTGGAAGCTTACCTCCGTGGTTGTGGTGAAGCCATGTTGCAGGACTTCAGGAAGCAGGTGGAGATCACAGAGGCCTTGCAAAAAGTCACTCGTGAGATTAAGCAAATGTCTGCTGAAAAGTATGACGTTTCACCACAAG TTGTTATTCAGCTGCGGCAGAAACTGGAAGGTCTGCAGATGTCAGGGTTGCCGGACAGCTTTAAAGTGCCTTACGACCCGGGCCTACGGGCAGGGGCGCTTGTG ATTGAACAATGCAAAGTGATGGCATCCAAGAAGAAACCCTTGTGGCTGCAGTTCAAGCGAGCTGACCCCACCACCTTGTCGAGTGACACAATTGGGGTCATCTTTAAAGACGGGGATGACCTTCGCCAGGACATGCTGATATTACAG ATTTTACTAATAATGGAGTCTATCTGGGAGCTGGAATCCTTGGATCTTTCCTTGTTACCATACGGCTGCATTTCCACTGGGAATAAAATTG GAATGATTGAAATAGTGAAGGATGCCACTACTATTGCTAACATTCAGCAAAGTACTGTTGGGAACACTGGAGCTTTTAAAGATGAAATCCTCAGCCAATGGCTCAGTGAAAAGTGTGTCAGTGAGGACAAG CACCAGCAGGCTGTAGAACGCTTTGTGTTCTCCTGTGGAGGATATTGTGTGGCAACTTATGTCCTGGGCATTGGTGATCGTCACAATGACAACATAATGATCACAGAGACAG GAAACCTCTTTCACATTGATTTTGGGCACATACTTGGAAACTACAAGAGTTTTTTGGGGATAAGCAAGGAACGAGTTCCCTTTGTGCTAACTCCGGATTTCCTCTACTTAATGGGCACAACCGGAAAAAAGAGCAGCACTCATTTCCTCCAATTTCAG AACGTTTGCCTGAGGGCCTACCTGGCTCTGAGACACCACACCAACCTGCTGATCATCCTGTTCTCCATGATGCTGATGACCGGCATGCCTCAGCTGACCAGCAAGGAGGACATCGAGTACATTCGGGAGGCGCTGACGGTCGGACGCTCGGAGGACGAGGCTAAACAACACTTCTTGGACCAAATCGAGATCTGTCGAGACAAGGGTTGGACGGTGCAGTTCAACTGGTTCCTACACTTGGTGCTAGGCATTAAACAAGGTGTAGAGAAGCGTTCAGCTTGA
- the pik3cg gene encoding phosphatidylinositol 4,5-bisphosphate 3-kinase catalytic subunit gamma isoform isoform X2 has protein sequence MEQQASDDEPPVVRREENKRRRRKMKAFTSNSAVSMDHIPVEFVLPTINKNTKTLDTLQLDVTGNWTVEQVKVQLWHRAVTTKLCPEFYQKYSPDHCILLYQKKGNWYEIYDKQQVFQTLDCIRYWKALRKEVGKIHLVVRPQPAEDSLQYQRFLNHLIGYDVTDVSNVHDDELEFTRRKLLTPRKIELSDRDPKLYSMDPWMTSKPLPEYLLSKISNNHILVVIHKDTTSQTIKVSIDDTPVGVLQSFFAKITNKRALLGISEDVSESDFVLRVCGREEYLYGNYAIKDFHWIRQCLKNGEEIHLVLESPPNPEQDVVQKEDWSQVDDCTGVAGTHEQLTITEKDHEKVFTISLWDCNRKFRVKILGIDIPVLPRNSELIVFVEASIFHGQQLLAQERTASKPFTEEVIWNTWLEFNIKIKDLPKGARLSLQVSCGKAQTQASKENDCKNKSRLLYYVNLLLVDHRCLLRQGEFILHMWKMPEKNEDNSSVNADKLTSATNPDKNSSMAVAILLDKYCYPVALPKSKDSPDSEMEGERGQREMPNHLRKQFEQIIATDPLHPLTSEDKELLWHFRQECMRDPKAYPKFLSSVKWGKQEAVAITHCLLERSTVWDRSLLDVGLALQLLDCHFSDENVRSLAVRKLETLGDDDVLRYLLQLVQAVKFEPYHDSALARFLLKRALRSKRIGHFLFWFLRSEIAQSMHYQQRYAVILEAYLRGCGEAMLQDFRKQVEITEALQKVTREIKQMSAEKYDVSPQVVIQLRQKLEGLQMSGLPDSFKVPYDPGLRAGALVIEQCKVMASKKKPLWLQFKRADPTTLSSDTIGVIFKDGDDLRQDMLILQILLIMESIWELESLDLSLLPYGCISTGNKIGMIEIVKDATTIANIQQSTVGNTGAFKDEILSQWLSEKCVSEDKHQQAVERFVFSCGGYCVATYVLGIGDRHNDNIMITETGNLFHIDFGHILGNYKSFLGISKERVPFVLTPDFLYLMGTTGKKSSTHFLQFQNVCLRAYLALRHHTNLLIILFSMMLMTGMPQLTSKEDIEYIREALTVGRSEDEAKQHFLDQIEICRDKGWTVQFNWFLHLVLGIKQGVEKRSA, from the exons ATGGAACAGCAAGCCAGTGATGATGAACCGCCAGTAGTTCGTAGAGAAGAAAACAAGAGGAGAAGAAGGAAAATGAAAGCCTTTACGTCTAACTCCGCTGTATCAATGGATCATATACCTGTTGAGTTTGTACTTCCCACCATCAACAAAAACACCAAGACCCTAGACACGCTGCAACTGGACGTGACTGGAAATTGGACGGTAGAGCAGGTGAAGGTCCAGCTTTGGCACAGAGCCGTAACTACTAAGTTGTGCCCAGAGTTTTACCAAAAATACTCTCCAGACCACTGCATTCTGCTCTACCAGAAGAAGGGCAACTGGTATGAGATCTATGACAAGCAGCAGGTATTCCAAACCCTTGACTGTATCAGATATTGGAAAGCATTGAGAAAAGAGGTTGGGAAGATTCATCTAGTCGTTAGACCACAACCTGCTGAGGATTCGCTTCAGTATCAACGGTTTCTGAACCACCTAATTGGATATGATGTTACCGATGTAAGCAACGTCCATGACGACGAACTGGAGTTCACACGAAGAAAGTTACTGACCCCTCGGAAAATCGAGCTTTCGGATCGAGACCCCAAACTTTACTCGATGGATCCCTGGATGACTTCGAAGCCTCTCCCTGAGTACTTGCTGAGCAAAATAAGTAACAATCACATTTTGGTGGTGATACACAAGGATACAACAAGCCAGACAATTAAGGTGTCTATAGATGACACACCTGTTGGGGTTCTTCAGAGCTTCTTCGCCAAGATCACTAACAAGAGAGCACTTTTAGGCATATCAGAAGACGTCAGTGAATCTGATTTTGTATTGAGGGTTTGTGGACGAGAGGAGTACCTATATGGCAACTATGCCATCAAAGATTTCCACTGGATCAGACAGTGTCTTAAAAATGGTGAAGAGATCCATCTGGTTTTAGAGAGTCCCCCAAACCCAGAACAAGATGTGGTCCAAAAAGAGGACTGGTCTCAGGTTGATGACTGCACTGGAGTCGCTGGTACTCACGAACAATTGACCATCACTGAGAAAGACCACGAGAAGGTGTTCACCATCTCCCTTTGGGACTGCAATCGTAAATTCAGGGTGAAAATCTTGGGGATTGACATACCAGTGCTCCCACGTAACTCTGAGTTGATCGTGTTTGTCGAGGCCAGCATTTTCCACGGACAACAGCTGCTGGCCCAGGAAAGGACAGCGTCCAAACCCTTCACAGAGGAGGTGATTTGGAACACCTGGTTGGAGTTCAACATAAAGATCAAGGACTTGCCTAAAGGTGCCCGACTTAGCCTGCAGGTGTCATGTGGAAAAGCGCAGACTCAAGCGTCCAAGGAAAACGACTGCAAAAACAAGAGCCGCTTGCTCTACTATGTCAACCTGTTACTCGTGGATCATCGCTGCCTGCTCAGACAGGGCGAGTTCATCTTGCACATGTGGAAGATGCCCGAGAAGAATGAAGATAACAGCAGCGTTAACGCAGACAAACTTACGTCCGCAACGAACCCGGACAAGAACAGCTCCATGGCTGTTGCTATTCTCCTGGACAAGTACTGCTACCCGGTGGCTCTTCCCAAGAGCAAGGATTCTCCGGACTCAGAAATGGAAGGCGAAAGAGGGCAGAGAGAGATGCCCAACCATCTGCGCAAACAGTTCGAGCAGATTATTGCCACTGACCCCTTGCACCCACTCACCTCCGAAGATAAAGAATTGCTCTGGCACTTCCGGCAGGAGTGCATGAGGGATCCCAAAGCATATCCGAAGTTTCTTTCCTCCGTTAAGTGGGGCAAGCAAGAGGCTGTGGCGATCACACACTGTCTTCTGGAGAGGAGCACTGTATGGGACCGAAGCTTGCTTGATGTGGGTTTGGCTTTACAGTTACTGGACTGCCACTTCTCTGATGAAAATGTGCGTTCTTTGGCCGTACGGAAGTTGGAGACTTTAGGAGATGATGATGTCCTGCGGTACCTCTTGCAGCTTGTTCAG GCTGTAAAATTTGAACCGTACCATGACAGCGCACTTGCCAGGTTCCTTCTCAAACGTGCACTCAGA AGCAAGCGCATCGGCCATTTTTTGTTCTGGTTTCTGCGTAGTGAAATCGCTCAGTCCATGCACTATCAGCAGAGGTATGCCGTAATACTGGAAGCTTACCTCCGTGGTTGTGGTGAAGCCATGTTGCAGGACTTCAGGAAGCAGGTGGAGATCACAGAGGCCTTGCAAAAAGTCACTCGTGAGATTAAGCAAATGTCTGCTGAAAAGTATGACGTTTCACCACAAG TTGTTATTCAGCTGCGGCAGAAACTGGAAGGTCTGCAGATGTCAGGGTTGCCGGACAGCTTTAAAGTGCCTTACGACCCGGGCCTACGGGCAGGGGCGCTTGTG ATTGAACAATGCAAAGTGATGGCATCCAAGAAGAAACCCTTGTGGCTGCAGTTCAAGCGAGCTGACCCCACCACCTTGTCGAGTGACACAATTGGGGTCATCTTTAAAGACGGGGATGACCTTCGCCAGGACATGCTGATATTACAG ATTTTACTAATAATGGAGTCTATCTGGGAGCTGGAATCCTTGGATCTTTCCTTGTTACCATACGGCTGCATTTCCACTGGGAATAAAATTG GAATGATTGAAATAGTGAAGGATGCCACTACTATTGCTAACATTCAGCAAAGTACTGTTGGGAACACTGGAGCTTTTAAAGATGAAATCCTCAGCCAATGGCTCAGTGAAAAGTGTGTCAGTGAGGACAAG CACCAGCAGGCTGTAGAACGCTTTGTGTTCTCCTGTGGAGGATATTGTGTGGCAACTTATGTCCTGGGCATTGGTGATCGTCACAATGACAACATAATGATCACAGAGACAG GAAACCTCTTTCACATTGATTTTGGGCACATACTTGGAAACTACAAGAGTTTTTTGGGGATAAGCAAGGAACGAGTTCCCTTTGTGCTAACTCCGGATTTCCTCTACTTAATGGGCACAACCGGAAAAAAGAGCAGCACTCATTTCCTCCAATTTCAG AACGTTTGCCTGAGGGCCTACCTGGCTCTGAGACACCACACCAACCTGCTGATCATCCTGTTCTCCATGATGCTGATGACCGGCATGCCTCAGCTGACCAGCAAGGAGGACATCGAGTACATTCGGGAGGCGCTGACGGTCGGACGCTCGGAGGACGAGGCTAAACAACACTTCTTGGACCAAATCGAGATCTGTCGAGACAAGGGTTGGACGGTGCAGTTCAACTGGTTCCTACACTTGGTGCTAGGCATTAAACAAGGTGTAGAGAAGCGTTCAGCTTGA